The Pseudobdellovibrionaceae bacterium genome segment ACCTGTCAGCTCCCCCCGCCGGAAACGACGGCGCCCCCGCACCGATGCCGACGCCGACACCGACACCGGTCCCGACCGGTCAGGCGACCCAAGGCCAATTCTGCGCACGTCAAGCCGGCGAACTTCCGAAGTTTCGTCTCAGCCTGGCGGATCTGCGAGAGCAAAAACTCGAGGACGTGACCTCGCTGGACCGGTTCTTCCGCGCGGACGTGCGCCTGGCGAATCTCAATATCTATTTGCCCAAACTCGACATCAAAGCCCTTCCCGTCCATTTCGGATACGACCTCGGCGGCCAAGGCACCATCCGGCGCGATGACGGGACCGAACTGCGCGAGCGCTTCGCGGTGATGTACGAATCTTACCTGCAGCTGGCGCAGGAAGACCACGGAACCTATCAGATCGCCGTCGCGGCCTCGGGTCAGGTCGAACTCGAGATCCAAGACGCGAGTGGGGTCTACGTGAAACGGATCTCGGCGATGACGGGAATCGACGAGACACGTTTTCTGTGCGTGAACCAGAACATCTTCATCCGTCGCGGTGATCAAATCGGCCTGCGTCTGCGCCAGACCCACCGCACGGGGGCCTCGCTCAGCGCCGCGCTTTACTGGCGTAAAGTGGGTTCCGCCACCAGCGCGGCCTCGGCTTCTTGCAATGCTTCGGGCGAGCTCTTCCGCGACGGCCAAGCGACTTCGCAAATGCAAACCATTTTGAATGAGGGGTGGCGGTCACCGGGGGCCGACAACTTGACCCTAACCACCGACGGCGAAAATCTGGTCGTCAATGGCGACTTCGAAAACGTCAGCGGGCTTTCGCTCCCGACCACGGGAACGTGGTGGAAGTACTTCACCTCGCTCCCGGGCTGGCTGGCCTACCAAAAGTTCGAATTGCAGAATTCGGGTTTCACGAACGTCTTCTCGTTCCGCGGCGGCAACTACTGGATCGAACTCGACGCGGACCAAGGCGTGGACGCCATTCACCAAGAGATCACCGTGAAACCGAATACGAGCTACCGTCATCTTTTCGACTACGCGACCGAGCCCGGCACCAGCCAAAATACGTCGCAGATTTTGGTCTATCGCGTGGCCTCGAAAACCGACGGCAACTTTCAATTTGATCATCTGGATACCGTCAGCGCACCGAACACGGGCGCTTGGTTGACCTACCAACGCCGCATCGACTCGGGAACCTCGAACCGGATGAAAGTGAAACTGATGGAGGGCGGTGGCGACGACAATAACGGCGCCTACATCGACAACGTTGTTTTCCGCGAGATCCGTGAAAATGATCGCGTGTGCTTAGGCGGCGCGATCCCCGCCCCGGGAATCAAAATCCTTGCCGCTCGCTATGGTAAAAACAAATTCGTGGACACCACGACCTTCGTGCGCGCACGCTGCGAAGACAAAGCCTCTTGCTCCTTCAACGCGAACAACGACATGAATGGCGATCCCGAAAACGGAATCGTTAAAGTGTTGACGATTCGCTACAGCTGTTTGAACGGCGACAAAGAAGTCGCGGTCAACGAAAACACTCAAGCGCAGTTGAGCTGTCCGTGAAATGTGAGTCTGCCTAAAATTTGAGGCATCGATATCGGAATCCACGTCTCTTCCATGAAAAAGTCAGTGGCATTCGACTTAAGTTCTTCCCAAGCTCCTCGCCCATCGCTAAAATGCATCCATGTCGCAAGATCAAGGCGAAGGAACACGGGGAAAAGGCCACGCAACGCTCGGTGACCTTCTCGGGCCCGAGACTCAAGAGAACCTCAAGGACTGGACACGCGAAGCCCGTCAGTGGGTGGAGACGCACCCGTGGGCCGCCGCGCTGGGAGCGTTGGCTTTGGGTTACGTGCTCGGTTCGATGACTTCGCGCCGGGAGCGGGATTCGCGATGAACCTGTTCACGCTTTTGCTGCACTCCTTTCTTGACCGTCAAGCACGCGAACAGACCGAACGTCTGCGCGAGGCCGGGCTTCGCGCCGCCGAGAAGGGGCGCAAGCTGGCGATCGCCGGTGCCTTTTTCAGTCTGACCGCGGCCTTTTCATTCGCGGCCATCGTGACCTTCGCTATTGAGGCGGGTCTGCAGTACGACCGGGGCGCGGGCCTCACCTATTCGGGGCTCATGATCTCGGCGACGATTCTTATCGTGATCGCTCTTTTGGGGGGCCTCATTGGCCTCCTCATCGCTTCATCGAGCTCCGAGAATAAAGTAAATGCTCAACCCCCTCCTCCGCGTTCGACTCAAAGCGAACTCAAGGACGTGCTTGAGGATATCGCGCTTCAACTGTTAAAGCAGTTCGCTCAATCTCAACGTGCCGGCGATCAAACGCCGTCCTCCGCAAACGAAAGTGAGACCCGTCCATGAGTTCTTTGGCTACCCGCATCCTGGTTGTGGACGATCACCCGATCTTCCGCGAAGGTTTGAAGCTCTCTTTGGATTCGAGCCTCAAAGACTTCACGTGGGTGGGCGAAGCGGCGAACGCGAAGACGGCTCTCGATCAGATCTACGACAAGCGCCCCGATCTGGTGATCCTCGATTTGATTCTGGGATCGACGTCGGGACTCGACGTCGTCCGCGAAGTGAAAAGTCGTCAGATCCCCACGAAAATTTTGGTGCTGACTCAAGTGCAGGACCCCAAGACCGAGCGCGAACTCCGTCGCTTGGAAGTCGATGCGATTTTGTCCAAGATGGCGCCCTTGCAATCCGTCGTCGAAGCCGTGGAAGCTTTACGCAACAACCAGCCCTTCACGAGCCCCCCGCTTCCGAACTCCAACGAAGAAGAAGGCATGAACCCCGTGCCCGCGCTCAAGCCGAACCTCACCGCACGCGAGGTCGAGATCGTGCGTTTGGTCGCCGCGGGACAAACCCAAAAAGAAATCGCCGAAACTCTGGGTTGCGCCCCGGAAACTGTCAAAACGCACAAAGGCAACTTGTTGCGTAAGCTGGGCGCGCGAAATTCAGCCGAGATCGTCGCCTGGGCGACGCGCACCGGGTTGATCTAACGCCAGGTCCGCGCGCCTTTTAGACCGAGGGCTTCGAGCCTTTCGGAAGCGTGAAGTAGAATCGGCTCCCGGAACCGGGCGTCGATTCGGCGGCCAAACGTCCGCCGTGAAAGTGGATGAAGTCCCGACAGACGTTCAGACCGATGCCGAAGCCCGGAGCCGGCGCTTCCGCGTCCCGATCGATCAACGCCCCGCCATCAATGAGTTGCGCCAAACGCGACGGCGCAATCCCGACGCCGGTATCTTTCACCCACAAAGTGACTTCCGAAGGACCGTCGTCGATGCCGACCGCGATCTCTTGCCCCGCTTGCGAGGCGCCGATGGCATTCGAGATCAAATTCCGAATAACGGCGGTGATCATGTCCGGATCCGCGGCGATCAAAACCACTTTGGGGGCCGTGACCACGACGGTCTGACGTTGCACCAAAAGAATCGGCGTCAGCTGCTCGACGCTTTTTTCGACCAGTGCCTGCAGATCGCAGATTCCGAGACGGGGCTCCATCCGTGAATCGAGTTTCGCGATCCACTGGATCAGATTCGAAAAGAACTCTTGGACCGAAACCGAGGACCGCACCATCAGCCGCAGCATTTTGCGCGCGGGCTCGTCCACTTCATTTTCGATCTTACTTTGCAGCGCCGAGGAAACCATGACCATCGTGCCGATGTTGCCGGACAGATCGTGCGCCACCAACGACAGCAGACGGTTCTTAAAACCGACCAGCTCTTCCAACCGTGAGTTGGCGTCCGTGAGTTCAACGGACCGCTCACGGATCTGGGATTCGAGCGCTTTCCGCTCACTCAAATCGTAGAAGCTCAGCAAGAGCCCGGTATCCTGAGGATTCCAGGTGCGCGCGCACTCGATATGAACGGCCCAGCTCCCCGCTTCGTGAATCACCTCGAGGGTCCGACGCGGTTCAACCCCTTGGCGCATGGCCAAGATCTCTTCCGAGACGCGGTCGATCACCGGCCCCGGCAGCGTCGAGATCGTCTTCCACTCTTGTCCCACATGCCCCTGAGAGATCGCGAAGACTCGCTGCGCGGCCGTGTTGAAAACGCGCAGGCGATTTTCGTTGTCGAGTTTCAAAACCGGATCCGGTAGGCGTTCGAAGACTTGGCTCTTCGCCAAGTGCGCCCAATCCAAAAGCTGGTAACGGAAAAGCGCCATCGAGAAACAAAGCGCGCCCACCAAACCGAGGGCCGCGGACCACTGGTACATGGTGATCGTCCAACCGGTCACCATACCCGCCCAGTGACTGGCGATGGGGACGAGGGATCCCGCCATCAGCCACAAAGCTTGGCGGCGGGTCGAGGCATCACCACGCCACCACATCCGTCCGCCCAGCGACAAACCGTAGGTGACGCACAAGATGGAGTAAATACGCTGAAAGCTCATGATCGGACCGCGCGTGAACGTCAATGCCGAGAGGGTCTTCAATTGAACCTTCTCGAAATCGACCAATCCATACTCGGACCACGACGGCACGAACAATGAGGCGACCGCCACCACGCAGGGCACGAAAAGCAACGCCTGCAAGTAGGGCCGACCGTAAAGATCGGCTCGCGGATTGACGTGAGTGTGAATCAAAACGATGGCCGGTGGCGCGAAAAGAATGACCGCCATGCGCAGACGGATCAGCGTTTCCATCAAGGCCTCGTCGGGAGTCACCAGAACGAAGAGCGTGAAGGTCGACCAAATAAAGGTCAGCGCCATCGTCGCGCAGAAAGCGGGACTTCCGGGCGCGCCACGATTCTGCCACGAGTACGCCATCAGCGCGAACGATGCGCACATGGTGAGCGTAATGATGGAGAGAAGCGCGTACACGGGCAACATGCAGGAACCACCGATTCTTTGCAGTCAGATTGCCACGAAAATGCCGTTCTCCCTATTCAAAAAAACCAAAGGATAACGGAGACTTCCGCTTCCCCCAAATGGGGGAAACTCGACTCTTTCTATCTCGATTGTCGCTCGACTTCCGTCGACAAAATGATTTGAGAAGAAAACGTCACTGAAAGACGGAACAAAACACGCCGATAACCGAGGTGGCCCCGCGCGGGGAATGAAGGAGTCCTAACTTGCGCTCGTTTTGGATCAAGAACTTCGGCATCTTAGCTTCCGTCATGGGCATCGTCGCCGTGGTGGGGATTTGTATCGCCCATATCGAGCTGATCAACGGCGCCATGGCCATGATCGTGATGGGCTCGATCTTGACCTTAATCGTGTTCGTCATCGCGCTCGTCACGTTGGGTGGCGAATCCCAACTGATGAAAGCGGAAGAAGAGCGCGATCAGTTCTTCACGCAGTCGCTGGAGATGCTTTGTATTTCGGGCTTGGATGGATTCTTCAAAAAGCTCAACCCCGCGTTCTCGCGGACGCTCGGTTTCAGCGTCGACGAACTGCGCGCGAAACCCATCTTGGAGTTCGTACACCCCGACGATCGGGACAAAACCATTCACGAGATCAAACGTCAGGCCCAAGGCCAACAGGTGATGTCTTTCGAAAATCGTTTCCGCTGCAAAGACGGAAGCTACCGCACGCTCTCTTGGAAATCGGTGCCGATCGGCAACGTCATGTACGCCGCGGCCCGCGACGTGACCGATGATCGCAATCGGGAAGAAAGCGTTCAGAAAAGCCAGGTCCTGCTCGACGCCATGATCGACAACATCCCGATGATGATCTACATCAAGGATTCGGCCGACCTGCGCTTCGTGCGTTTCAATCGCACGGGTTCAAAACTGGTGGGATATCCTTCGGAATATTTCATCGGTAAGAACGATTCCGATTTCTTCACTCCCGAACAGGCCAACCACTTCACCAGCTGCGACCGCGACGTTTTGAAGTCCATGCAACCGCTGGACATCGAAGAGACCTTGAAAACGCGCGATCACGGGGTTCGCCAAATGCGCACCAAAAAAATCGCGATCTCCCTACCCGACGGAGAGAAGTATCTTTTAGGATTCTCGCAAGACATCACGGAACAGCGAATGGCCGAAGATGAACTGGTCAACGCGCGCCAAATCGCCGAGGACGCGAACCGCGCGAAATCGGAATTTCTGGCGAATATGTCCCACGAAATTCGGACTCCGTTGAATGGGATTATCGGGATGACCGACCTGCTGATGCGTTCGACTTTGAATGAACAGCAAAAAGAGTTCGTGAAAACGCTTGAAGAGTCGAGCTCGAACTTGCTGATGCTCATCAATGACATCTTGGACTTCTCGAAGATCGAAGCGGGCAAGATGAATCTGGAAAGTGTCAATTTCGACGCACGTTCGATCGTGAAGTCGCAAGTGAACTTACTGACCTCGCGGGCCACCGATAAGGGCCTGACCCTCGAGACCTTCATCGACCCGACGATCCCGCCCCTGCTGCGCGGCGATCCCGCCCGCATCGGTCAGGTTCTGCTCAATCTTCTGGGCAACGCGATCAAATTCACCCCGAGCGGGAAAGTCAGCGTCAGCGTGGCGTTGAAATCCCGCGACGATCAAGGCTGCACGTTGGAGTTCAGCGTGATCGACACCGGCATCGGCATCACGCCCGAGCAAAAACGGATGCTCTTCCGCCCCTTCACGCAAGCCGACGGTTCAACGGCCCGGCGCTACGGCGGCACGGGGCTGGGACTCTCCATCTGTAAAATGCTGACGGAGCTGATGGGCGGTCAAGTCGGCGTCGAAAGTGAACCCGGCAAGGGCTCGCGCTTTTTCTTTACCGTCCGGATCAAACCCGCCTTCATGGTTCTGGAATCCCCCGCACGCGTGCTGCCGCCGATCCAAACGAATCGTCGCCCCGCCAGTCCCGCCGCACCGACGACCCGCGATCGCGCGCCGCGTATCTTGGTGGCGGAAGATAACCGCGTGAATCAGATGATGGTGCTGTCGATGCTGCAAAGTTTCGGCTACTCCGCGCAGGTCGTGGCCAATGGTCGCGAGGCCGTCGACGTCTTCCGCACCTCACAGTTCGATTTGATTTTGATGGATTGCCAGATGCCGGAAATGGACGGACTCGAGGCCACCGCCTTGATTCGTGAACACGAGACCGGGACCGGCCGACGCACGCCCATCATCGCGTTCACGGCCAATGCCACCGCGCAAGACCGTGAGCAGTGCATGCAGGCCGGCATGGACGGCGTCATCACGAAGCCCGTGCGTATGGACGTCCTTCAACAAGCGCTCATCTCCTGGTTGGAAGAACCGACCGACCCCGCCCAGCGCCCAGGAAACTGACCAGGAGGCTGACCCTAGACAGAGCCTTTCCCGCGACGTTAGACTTGCGGGATCGGAGGCTCTTCATGCGTTTCATCCTTGCTCTCTGTATCCCCTTCCTGCTCGCCATGAATTTACCGGCGAACCCCGCGCCCACCAGCACCGTCACGATTCCGGTGCAAGAGTATTTGAGTCTGGTGCGACAGAACGAAAAACCCCGTTTCGTCACGATCCTGGGCGCCTCGTTGGGCGGTCGTTTCGGTGAGCGACTGAGCTTCACCTTGAACGGTCAGGCCTCAAGCCTGAATGAGAAACGCGAATTCTTGCGCTTCGACCCGCAAAACGTGAGTTTCGAAAATTGCTCGGGCGACGCGCAGATCGCGTTCGACGGCGGCAGCGCTTCACTGCTCGCGCTCGCACCGAAGTTCACGTTGAAGTGCGACATCTTGCCGAAAAACTGGGGGCAGGTGCAATTCACCCTCGTGCAGGTCATGGGCGCGAAGGCCGACGTCGCGGGCGCGGAAGCGCTGGTCTTGACCGACCCCAACGGCGATCGTCAGATCAGCGTGACCAAAGCGATCGGCGGCGGCGCACGTCCCGACGAGAATCTGCCCGTCACGGCGGTGGGACGCTTCCGGATTTCGCTGCTTCCCGAAAATGCGCGCTTCGACTACGACATCACGGTCGAAAACCCCGCACGCGGCAGCCGGCCCTTCGAGATTCGCTTCGCGAACGGCGAAAGTCCCAGCCGCGTGGCGACCGATGGCGAGTACACCGAGGACGGCGGCGTGCTGCGCCTGCGTCTGAAACCCGGCTCGAATAGCGTGCGTATCGAAGGCCCTTACACCGGCGCGAACTTCAAATCCCCCATCGCGGGCGGTCCGCACTATCTGTTGATCGAGAATCACCAGCTCTTGCAGGTGACCACCGAGTCCCAAGCGCGCCGGGTTTCGGCGCGCGATGCGGGACTGTCGTCACGCTTCGCGGGACAACGCGCGTTCTTACTCCAAACCGACGGTGAAAGCGTCGCGTGGACAACGAAAAAGCTCGACGTGCTGCCGGCGCTGGGCTTTTCGGTCGAAAACGCCGACTACAACTACTTCATTCCCACGCGTGGCAAAGGCGTCGTCGAAGCCACCTTCCGCATCAACAACCAAGGCCAACCCGAAATCCCCCTCGCGGTCGGCGGCCGTCCCCTTTATCTGGAGGTCGACGGTCAACCCCAAGTTCTCGCCACCAATCCCGACGGCGAGCTGCTGTTGCAACTCACCCCCGGTGTCCGTTCGGTCTACGTCCAGTACGAAGCGCCTACCGAAACCCGCGCGAGCATCGGCTTTCCCTTTTTGCGATTGGCGAAACCGAACTCCGTCATGAGCCAAATTCAGTCGCGCCTCAGCTTCGAAGACGGCGCGAGCCTTTTGTGGGCACAGGGTCTGAGCAAATCCGAATCGGATCTGTTCGATTTCGCTCTGCTGGCGAGCTTCGTTCTTTTCGCCGCACTGACCTACTTCGTTTTGGCGCAAGTGCCGAGGAATTGGCGCCTGGGCGCGGCCGTGGCCGCGGGCGTGATCGCGACCCATTCACTCGGCGTCGCGCTTTTAGGGGTCTTGCTTTTGGCCGTCGCCGCCCTCGTTCGTCACCGCGCACGCCTCGTCGGTTGGTTCACGGGCATCAAGTGGACGTGGGATAAAACTTTGGGCGGCCTGATCGTCGGCGGAGGGCTTGCCCTCGCGATGATGTTGGTCTTAAGTTTCACCCTTCTGAAAATCCGCGGCGATCTAACGACGGAAGGCCCCAGTGCACGCAATATGACGGCAGGCCTTCTGCAAAACAAAGTCTCAAGCTTTGGTGCCGGCGCCCGCAGCGCCGCGCCCATGATGGAATCCTACGCGGCCGAGGACCTGGCCGACGCTCCGGCCGAGCAAGCTTACGCGGAGGGCGCGGTCGGTGGGGGCGACGACTACCAAGGCCTTCCCGCGAAAGTCGTCGTACCGGAGGGCCGCCGGGTCATCCACTTCGAACGCGGCTTGATCGAAGCGAGCGCCCCCGTGATGATGTTCGCGGCGTTCGTGCATCCGGGCGTTCCCAAACTTCTCTTCTTCCTGGCGCTCGTGACCCTCGTCACGCTGGCCTACCGTGAGCGCGCGTCGCTGCGGAGCTGGCTGCGCCTTTCCGCCTGACGTCTCAAAACGAGACCGATCTTGCGCTCGGGACGGTGACGACACCAAATCGTCACCCGTCTCGGAGTGAAACGGCCTGCTCGGCCCAGATGCTTGCGACAGGGCATAGGCCTTGCTTTTTCAGAGGGGTGACACCGGAGGGGCCCATGAAAAAGCAAATCTTCATCCTGATCGTGACGAGCTGGCTGGCGGCCCCCACCTTCGCGCAAAGCCGCAAGATCGTATCCGAAGACACGCGCACGATGCCCGCGGAGCAACAAGCCGCCACGGGGACGACCACCGGTTACGCGGCCGCCGTGAACGGCCCCAGTTACCTCGACTACAGCGTTGCCGGAACGACCGCGGCGCCGCTCGCTTACCCGACGCCGCCCTCACCCGACGCGAGCCTTCCCGTCATGCAGGCCGCGATTCAGGCGTTCATGCAGTACATGCAATCGCCCGCAGGTCAGAAAAACATGTCGAAATATCCCGACTACGTGAACCCCGCCACCGTGAATCGCCAATCGACCGCGCCCTCCGTCGATCCGCGCCCGCTGAAAGACTGTGGCGGTCTCGCGCCGGCGGCGAAGGAAAAAATGAAGGCGTACCTTTCCCGCTGCGGATCCAGTCTGCGCATTCCGAACGGCAACGTCTCGATCATCGACTTCTCCACAAGCCGCCCCGTTCTTTACGTTCTTCGCCAGTCGGATCTCAGTTGCGTGACCGCGGTTCACGTCGGCTACGGCGTCAACTCGCACGGCAACCCCCCGCGCCCCAACAACACGCCATCCTCGTTGGCGACGCCCCCGGGCTTTCACATCACGAAAGTGCATAACGGTCGCGCTTATCAAGAGTTCAACTCCATCGGTATCCAGGGCATGGGCTCGGAAAATTCCAATACCGTCGGCCGCGGCGTGATCTTGCACCCCTCGAATGGTCATACCCATGGCTGCATCGGCATTCCGTGGGCCCAATTCGCCGAGATCAAGCGCCACTTGGGTTACGGCACGGTCGTCTATAACTACTTCCCGTCGCAAACCAACAACGACAGCGAGAACCGCTGCCCGACTTATCGTCAATCCTCGTACCGCACGACGTCCGTCATTTCGTCATCGCCCGCGATGGATGCGGCCGACGAGACTCTCGGTCTTCAATAATTCCCTTGGCCCCGGCCGCCGCCCCCCACTAAAATGAGGGGGTGTTGAAACTGGAAGACTACCTCCGCCAGCGCGAAGCCCTCAAGGCCAACGCCCCCCGCACTCGTGAACTCTGCCGGAGCTGCCGACAGCCCGGCTTCGCCTGTTACTGCCCGGAGCTCCGTCCCTTTCACTCGGACATCCACTTCGCGATCCTGATCCATCCCATCGAAAGCCGGCGCCGCATCGCCACCGGACGGATGTCCCATCTGACCCTGCAAAACTCCTCGTTGATCGAAGGGCAAGACTACCGCCAGAACGCCAAAGTAAACGCGCTTCTGGAGGATCCCGCGAACGACTGCCGCATCCTGTATCCGGGACCGCGCGCGACCGATCTGGGGGCCATGCCCGCAGAGGAACGGCGGCAGATGTTGACGCCCGCGCCGAACCGGCGGCTCGTCATTTTTGTGATCGATGGCACCTGGGCCACCGCACGGAAGATGATGCGCCAATCGGAAAACCTGGCCCCGCTTCCACGCCTCGCCTTTACCCCCGCTCGTCCGTCCAATTTTCGCGTGCGCAAACAGCCCCGGCCCGAGTGTTTCTCGACTTTAGAGGCGATCCACCAGCTGCTGGAATTCAGCGCTCCGGAGCGTCCCGAGCATGCGGGTCTGCTTCAAGTTTTCGATCATATGGTGGAAAAACAGCTCAATTTCATCCGCGCCTCTCATTTGAGCACCCGTAAAGTGACCTACCGCCGCGAGGAGAACCGCAAGGTCCTCGCGGGGTTGGGCCTCCTCGAGGGCGAGGAAGCACCGCAAAATGGCCCCGGCCTGGGGTTTGCCGAACCCTGACCAAATTGAGCCTTTCTTTCCCCGAAAAAGCCTGTTACTCCTCTGGGCGTACTGCTTCGAGTCTTTGGCAATAGGGCCCAAATCTCCGAATCGGTCCCCAGCCTTTAGGAGGTTTCATGGGTAAGAAATTGTACGTCGGCAACCTGCCGTACTCGGTGGACGACAACGTCCTCAACCAAACATTCGCAGATTTCGGCCAAGTCACATCGGCTAAAATCATCATCGACCGCGAAACCGGTCGTTCGAAAGGTTTCGGATTCGTCGAAATGGCGACCGATGCTGAAGCAGAAAACGCGATCAGCCAAATGAATGGCGCGGACTGGGAAGGTCGTAAACTGACCGTGAACGAAGCCCGTCCTCAAGCTCCCCGCGAAGGTGGCGGCGGCGGCGGTGGTCGTGGTGGTTTCGGTGGCGGCCGCGGTGGTGGCGGCGGCGGACGCTGGTAAGCGATCCTCCAACCGATGTCAGAACAGAATCAATCTTCTGGGAAAACCAAGAGTAAATCTTGGTTTTCTTTTTTGAAGAAAAAGAACGAATCCCCTTCGACCGACACACCTTCTCCGTCGAAGACCACATCATCCACTCCCGCAGCCACCCCCGCGAAAAACGATCGCAACTGGGGTCCCGGCCGCGGCAGTAATTACCGTGACGCGGAACGCGTCCAGCATGACAGAGCGGAACGCGGCCAAAATGACAGAGCGGAACGCAACGCCCGTCCCACGCGTGACAATCAAAACAAACGTCCCGGTCAAAACCGTCCCGAACGTGGACCGAACACCGACGCGCGCCCCGAACGCAGCGCAAATGCGTCTTCCGAAGAGCGTGGCGAAGGCGGACAACGTCGGCGTCGCCGCGGTGGTCGCGGTCGTAACCGCAATCGCGAAGGCTCAGCCCGCGAGCCCCAGTCCGGCAAACCGGATCTGGTCGGCATTCCGAATGCGCATTTCCCCGAACTGAAAACCGACGCTCCCGCACCGACTCCGGTCTCGCTGGACGAACTCGAAGGCTTCAGTGAACTGGGATTGATCGAACCCTTGCAACTCGCCGTCGCGGCCCTCGGTTACACGAGCCCGACACCGATTCAGCAGCAGTCGATTCCGCATCTGCTTCAAGGTCACGATCTGCTCGGCAACGCGCAGACCGGAACCGGCAAGACCGCGGCGTTCGCGCTGCCGATCCTGCAACGTCTTTTCGAGAATCCCCGTCGCGCCGAACCCCGCCGCTTCCGCGCGCTGGTGCTTTCGCCGACGCGTGAACTCGCGCTCCAGATTCAGCAAAGCTTCGTCGACTACGGAAAACACCTGAACCTCAGCTCGGCCGTGATTTTCGGCGGAGTGGGACAGGGACCGCAGGTCGCCGCGCTGAAACGTGGACTCGATATTCTGGTCGCGACGCCCGGACGTTTCCTGGATCTGATGGATCAGGGACATCTGGACATCTCGGGACTGGAAATCTTCGTCCTCGATGAAGCCGACCGTATGCTCGATATGGGTTTCATTCACGACATCCGCAAGATCATCAAAGTCTTGCCGGCGGAGCGTCAGAACCTGTTCTTCTCGGCCACCATGGCCAACGAGATCAACAAACTGGCTTCGAGTTTCCTGAAGAACCCCGTGCGGGTCGCGGTGAATCCGGTGTCTTCGACGGCGGAACTCATCGACCAGAAGGTCGTGTTCGTCGAAAAGGCGCACAAACGTGAACTGCTCCGGTACGTTCTGCAAAACCCCGATCTGGCGAAGGTCATCGTGTTCACACGCACGAAACACGGCGCGAATCAGGTTTCGGAAATGCTCGAGAAAAACGGCTTCAAGAGCGCCGCCATCCACGGCAACAAATCCCAGAACGCCCGTCAAAAGGCGCTGGAGAGTTTCCGTCAAGGTGACGTGCGCGTTCTGGTCGCGACCGATATCGCCGCACGCGGGATCGACATCGACGAAATCACCCACGTCATCAACTTCGAGTTGCCGAATGTGCCCGAGGACTATGTCCACCGCATCGGTCGGACCGCGCGCGCCGGAGCCAAAGGCCAAGCGATCGCGTTCTGTAATCCGGAAGAGCGTGTCGATCTGAAAAGTATCGAACGCCTGACGGGACGTCCCCTCGAAGTGACCGAATTCCCCGACTTCGTACCGACCGCGGTCTCGAGCCCCTCGTCCTCTGGCGATTTGGGCCGAGGTGGTCGCCGTGAAGGCGGAGGTCATCGCACCGGACACCGCGGCTCTGGCCGTGGTGGTGGTGGGCGCGGCGGAGGCCGCGGACGCCGTCGTTAGTTCACACAAACCGGGAGCGAACCTCCCGGTTTTTTTATTTGCGGCTCAAGGATCGGCCGACACTTAGCCGACGATCAGCTTCACTTCGATGTTA includes the following:
- a CDS encoding PAS domain S-box protein, whose protein sequence is MRSFWIKNFGILASVMGIVAVVGICIAHIELINGAMAMIVMGSILTLIVFVIALVTLGGESQLMKAEEERDQFFTQSLEMLCISGLDGFFKKLNPAFSRTLGFSVDELRAKPILEFVHPDDRDKTIHEIKRQAQGQQVMSFENRFRCKDGSYRTLSWKSVPIGNVMYAAARDVTDDRNREESVQKSQVLLDAMIDNIPMMIYIKDSADLRFVRFNRTGSKLVGYPSEYFIGKNDSDFFTPEQANHFTSCDRDVLKSMQPLDIEETLKTRDHGVRQMRTKKIAISLPDGEKYLLGFSQDITEQRMAEDELVNARQIAEDANRAKSEFLANMSHEIRTPLNGIIGMTDLLMRSTLNEQQKEFVKTLEESSSNLLMLINDILDFSKIEAGKMNLESVNFDARSIVKSQVNLLTSRATDKGLTLETFIDPTIPPLLRGDPARIGQVLLNLLGNAIKFTPSGKVSVSVALKSRDDQGCTLEFSVIDTGIGITPEQKRMLFRPFTQADGSTARRYGGTGLGLSICKMLTELMGGQVGVESEPGKGSRFFFTVRIKPAFMVLESPARVLPPIQTNRRPASPAAPTTRDRAPRILVAEDNRVNQMMVLSMLQSFGYSAQVVANGREAVDVFRTSQFDLILMDCQMPEMDGLEATALIREHETGTGRRTPIIAFTANATAQDREQCMQAGMDGVITKPVRMDVLQQALISWLEEPTDPAQRPGN
- a CDS encoding DTW domain-containing protein yields the protein MLKLEDYLRQREALKANAPRTRELCRSCRQPGFACYCPELRPFHSDIHFAILIHPIESRRRIATGRMSHLTLQNSSLIEGQDYRQNAKVNALLEDPANDCRILYPGPRATDLGAMPAEERRQMLTPAPNRRLVIFVIDGTWATARKMMRQSENLAPLPRLAFTPARPSNFRVRKQPRPECFSTLEAIHQLLEFSAPERPEHAGLLQVFDHMVEKQLNFIRASHLSTRKVTYRREENRKVLAGLGLLEGEEAPQNGPGLGFAEP
- a CDS encoding RNA-binding protein → MGKKLYVGNLPYSVDDNVLNQTFADFGQVTSAKIIIDRETGRSKGFGFVEMATDAEAENAISQMNGADWEGRKLTVNEARPQAPREGGGGGGGRGGFGGGRGGGGGGRW
- a CDS encoding DEAD/DEAH box helicase, whose translation is MSEQNQSSGKTKSKSWFSFLKKKNESPSTDTPSPSKTTSSTPAATPAKNDRNWGPGRGSNYRDAERVQHDRAERGQNDRAERNARPTRDNQNKRPGQNRPERGPNTDARPERSANASSEERGEGGQRRRRRGGRGRNRNREGSAREPQSGKPDLVGIPNAHFPELKTDAPAPTPVSLDELEGFSELGLIEPLQLAVAALGYTSPTPIQQQSIPHLLQGHDLLGNAQTGTGKTAAFALPILQRLFENPRRAEPRRFRALVLSPTRELALQIQQSFVDYGKHLNLSSAVIFGGVGQGPQVAALKRGLDILVATPGRFLDLMDQGHLDISGLEIFVLDEADRMLDMGFIHDIRKIIKVLPAERQNLFFSATMANEINKLASSFLKNPVRVAVNPVSSTAELIDQKVVFVEKAHKRELLRYVLQNPDLAKVIVFTRTKHGANQVSEMLEKNGFKSAAIHGNKSQNARQKALESFRQGDVRVLVATDIAARGIDIDEITHVINFELPNVPEDYVHRIGRTARAGAKGQAIAFCNPEERVDLKSIERLTGRPLEVTEFPDFVPTAVSSPSSSGDLGRGGRREGGGHRTGHRGSGRGGGGRGGGRGRRR